Proteins from a genomic interval of Scatophagus argus isolate fScaArg1 chromosome 6, fScaArg1.pri, whole genome shotgun sequence:
- the xpr1a gene encoding xenotropic and polytropic retrovirus receptor 1a isoform X2, translating into MLDRGKTVTVTDEDTVKRYYAKFEERFFQTCEKELLKINTFYSEKLAEAQRRFATLQNELQSSLDAQRESNAPPGLRKRKTMFHLSQEERCKHHNIKDLKLAFSEFYLSLILLQNYQNLNFTGFRKILKKHDKILDTSRGADWRVVHVEVAPFYTCKKIMQLISETETLVTNELEGGDRQKAMKRLRVPPLGAAQPALAWTTFRVGLYCGFFIILAISFVLSGVVFIRFENVWPLVRIYRGGFLLIQFIFLLGINTYGWRQAGVNHVLIFEINPRNNLSHQHLFEIAGFLGVLWCLSILSCLYSEYTYLPMQINPLILYGFMVLFLINPFKTCYYKSRFWLLKLLFRVFTAPFHRVEFADFWLADQLNSLVVVLMDLEYLICFYIFELQWSNSKGLLPRFAEPGDYVCHSYSYGLRAIIQCLPAWFRFIQCLRRYRDTKRAFPHLVNAGKYSTTFFVVTFAALYATHREQGHTDADMFFYLLIVFSTISSLYTLIWDLRMDWGLFDRGAGENTFLREEIVYPHKAYYYCAILEDVILRFAWTIQISLTTMTNIHSVGDIIATMLAPLEVFRRFVWNFFRLENEHLNNCGEFRAVRDISVAPLNADDQTLLEQMMDQEDGVRNRSGKKTWKRSYSLSLRRPLLSSSQSKKDTKVLIEDTDDEAFS; encoded by the exons tcacagatgaagacactgtgaaGAGATACTACGCTAAGTTTGAGGAAAGGTTTTTCCAGACCTGCGAGAAGGAGCTCctgaaaatcaacacattttattcag AAAAGCTTGCCGAAGCACAGCGACGTTTTGCCACGCTGCAGAATGAGCTGCAGTCGTCACTGGACGCTCAGCGTGAGAGCAACGCTCCGCCTGGCCTGCGGAAACGCAAGACCATGTTCCACCTGTCGCAGGAGGAGCGCTGCAAACACCACAACATCAAGGACCTGAAGCTAGCCTTCAGCGAGTTCTACCTCAGCCTCATCCTGCTCCAGAACTACCAG AACCTGAACTTCACTGGTTTCCGTAAAATCCTGAAGAAACATGACAAGATCCTGGATACTTCTCGCGGAGCCGACTGGCGTGTGGTTCACGTGGAGGTGGCGCCATTCTACACCTGCAAGAAGATCATGCAGCTCATCTCGGAGACAGAG acccTTGTCACCAATGAACTGGAGGGAGGCGATCGTCAGAAGGCCATGAAGAGGTTGAGAGTTCCTCCACTGGGGGCAGCTCAG CCTGCTTTGGCCTGGACAACCTTTCGTGTTGGTCTCTACTGTGGCTTCTTTATAATTCTGGCCATCTCCTTCGTTCTCTCTG GTGTTGTGTTCATCCGCTTCGAGAATGTGTGGCCACTGGTGCGGATCTATCGCGGCGGTTTCCTGTTGATCCAGTTCATCTTCCTGTTAGGAATCAACACATACGGATGGAGACAGGCTGGAGTCAACCATGTCCTCATCTTCGAGATCAACCCCCGAAACAACCTCTCACACCAACACCTGTTTGAG ATTGCTGGTTTCCTGGGTGTGTTGTGGTGTCTCAGCATCCTCTCCTGTCTCTACTCAGAGTACACCTACCTCCCCATGCAGATCAACCCGCTCATCCTCTACGGTTTCATGGTGCTCTTCCTCATCAACCCTTTCAAGACCTGCTACTACAAATCACGTTTCTGGCTCCTCAAGCTGCTG TTTCGTGTGTTCACTGCACCGTTTCACCGGGTGGAGTTCGCAGACTTCTGGCTGGCTGATCAGCTCAACTCTCTGGTGGTTGTCCTGATGGACCTGGAGTATCTCATCTGCTTCTACATCTTTGAACTGCAGTGGAGCAACAGCAAGGGCCTGCTGCCCAGGTTTGCAG AACCCGGTGACTACGTATGCCACAGCTACTCGTATGGTCTGCGTGCCATCATCCAGTGTCTGCCCGCCTGGTTCCGCTTCATCCAGTGCCTGAGGCGTTACCGTGACACCAAGAGGGCCTTTCCGCACCTGGTGAATGCTGGGAAATATTCTACCACCTTCTTTGTTGTCACCTTTGCTGCACTCTACGCCACACACAGAG AGCAAGGACACACAGACGCAGACATGTTCTTCTACCTGCTGATTGTGTTCTCCACTATAAGCTCCCTGTACACACTGATCTGGGATCTACGTATGGACTGGGGCCTGTTTGACCGCGGAGCTGGAGAAAACACCTTCCTCAGAGAAGAGATTGTTTATCCGCACAAG GCTTACTACTACTGTGCCATTTTAGAAGATGTGATCTTGCGTTTTGCCTGGACCATCCAAATCTCGCTCACCACAATGACCAATATCCACTCTGTGGGAGACATCATAGCCACCATGCTGGCTCCCCTTGAGGTCTTCAG gcGTTTTGTATGGAACTTCTTCCGTCTGGAGAACGAGCACCTGAACAACTGTGGTGAGTTTCGTGCTGTGAGGGATATCTCTGTGGCGCCGCTCAATGCCGATGACCAGACGCTGCTGGAGCAGATGATGGACCAGGAGGACGGCGTGCGGAACCGCTCGGGCAAGAAGACCTGGAAGAGGTCCTACAGCCTGTCCCTCCGACGCCCCCTGCTGTCCTCCTCACA gTCGAAAAAGGACACAAAGGTGCTGATTGAAGACACGGATGACGAGGCTTTCAGCTGA
- the xpr1a gene encoding xenotropic and polytropic retrovirus receptor 1a isoform X1, which produces MKFAEHLSSHITPEWRKQYLQYEAFKDMLYAAQDQAPSIEVTDEDTVKRYYAKFEERFFQTCEKELLKINTFYSEKLAEAQRRFATLQNELQSSLDAQRESNAPPGLRKRKTMFHLSQEERCKHHNIKDLKLAFSEFYLSLILLQNYQNLNFTGFRKILKKHDKILDTSRGADWRVVHVEVAPFYTCKKIMQLISETETLVTNELEGGDRQKAMKRLRVPPLGAAQPALAWTTFRVGLYCGFFIILAISFVLSGVVFIRFENVWPLVRIYRGGFLLIQFIFLLGINTYGWRQAGVNHVLIFEINPRNNLSHQHLFEIAGFLGVLWCLSILSCLYSEYTYLPMQINPLILYGFMVLFLINPFKTCYYKSRFWLLKLLFRVFTAPFHRVEFADFWLADQLNSLVVVLMDLEYLICFYIFELQWSNSKGLLPRFAEPGDYVCHSYSYGLRAIIQCLPAWFRFIQCLRRYRDTKRAFPHLVNAGKYSTTFFVVTFAALYATHREQGHTDADMFFYLLIVFSTISSLYTLIWDLRMDWGLFDRGAGENTFLREEIVYPHKAYYYCAILEDVILRFAWTIQISLTTMTNIHSVGDIIATMLAPLEVFRRFVWNFFRLENEHLNNCGEFRAVRDISVAPLNADDQTLLEQMMDQEDGVRNRSGKKTWKRSYSLSLRRPLLSSSQSKKDTKVLIEDTDDEAFS; this is translated from the exons tcacagatgaagacactgtgaaGAGATACTACGCTAAGTTTGAGGAAAGGTTTTTCCAGACCTGCGAGAAGGAGCTCctgaaaatcaacacattttattcag AAAAGCTTGCCGAAGCACAGCGACGTTTTGCCACGCTGCAGAATGAGCTGCAGTCGTCACTGGACGCTCAGCGTGAGAGCAACGCTCCGCCTGGCCTGCGGAAACGCAAGACCATGTTCCACCTGTCGCAGGAGGAGCGCTGCAAACACCACAACATCAAGGACCTGAAGCTAGCCTTCAGCGAGTTCTACCTCAGCCTCATCCTGCTCCAGAACTACCAG AACCTGAACTTCACTGGTTTCCGTAAAATCCTGAAGAAACATGACAAGATCCTGGATACTTCTCGCGGAGCCGACTGGCGTGTGGTTCACGTGGAGGTGGCGCCATTCTACACCTGCAAGAAGATCATGCAGCTCATCTCGGAGACAGAG acccTTGTCACCAATGAACTGGAGGGAGGCGATCGTCAGAAGGCCATGAAGAGGTTGAGAGTTCCTCCACTGGGGGCAGCTCAG CCTGCTTTGGCCTGGACAACCTTTCGTGTTGGTCTCTACTGTGGCTTCTTTATAATTCTGGCCATCTCCTTCGTTCTCTCTG GTGTTGTGTTCATCCGCTTCGAGAATGTGTGGCCACTGGTGCGGATCTATCGCGGCGGTTTCCTGTTGATCCAGTTCATCTTCCTGTTAGGAATCAACACATACGGATGGAGACAGGCTGGAGTCAACCATGTCCTCATCTTCGAGATCAACCCCCGAAACAACCTCTCACACCAACACCTGTTTGAG ATTGCTGGTTTCCTGGGTGTGTTGTGGTGTCTCAGCATCCTCTCCTGTCTCTACTCAGAGTACACCTACCTCCCCATGCAGATCAACCCGCTCATCCTCTACGGTTTCATGGTGCTCTTCCTCATCAACCCTTTCAAGACCTGCTACTACAAATCACGTTTCTGGCTCCTCAAGCTGCTG TTTCGTGTGTTCACTGCACCGTTTCACCGGGTGGAGTTCGCAGACTTCTGGCTGGCTGATCAGCTCAACTCTCTGGTGGTTGTCCTGATGGACCTGGAGTATCTCATCTGCTTCTACATCTTTGAACTGCAGTGGAGCAACAGCAAGGGCCTGCTGCCCAGGTTTGCAG AACCCGGTGACTACGTATGCCACAGCTACTCGTATGGTCTGCGTGCCATCATCCAGTGTCTGCCCGCCTGGTTCCGCTTCATCCAGTGCCTGAGGCGTTACCGTGACACCAAGAGGGCCTTTCCGCACCTGGTGAATGCTGGGAAATATTCTACCACCTTCTTTGTTGTCACCTTTGCTGCACTCTACGCCACACACAGAG AGCAAGGACACACAGACGCAGACATGTTCTTCTACCTGCTGATTGTGTTCTCCACTATAAGCTCCCTGTACACACTGATCTGGGATCTACGTATGGACTGGGGCCTGTTTGACCGCGGAGCTGGAGAAAACACCTTCCTCAGAGAAGAGATTGTTTATCCGCACAAG GCTTACTACTACTGTGCCATTTTAGAAGATGTGATCTTGCGTTTTGCCTGGACCATCCAAATCTCGCTCACCACAATGACCAATATCCACTCTGTGGGAGACATCATAGCCACCATGCTGGCTCCCCTTGAGGTCTTCAG gcGTTTTGTATGGAACTTCTTCCGTCTGGAGAACGAGCACCTGAACAACTGTGGTGAGTTTCGTGCTGTGAGGGATATCTCTGTGGCGCCGCTCAATGCCGATGACCAGACGCTGCTGGAGCAGATGATGGACCAGGAGGACGGCGTGCGGAACCGCTCGGGCAAGAAGACCTGGAAGAGGTCCTACAGCCTGTCCCTCCGACGCCCCCTGCTGTCCTCCTCACA gTCGAAAAAGGACACAAAGGTGCTGATTGAAGACACGGATGACGAGGCTTTCAGCTGA